The following proteins come from a genomic window of Pseudomonas putida:
- the lexA gene encoding repressor LexA codes for MDTLTPKRRAIFEFIRERIAEHGQPPSLADIATRFGFASRSVARKHITALCQAGYIDVTPNQARGIRLAEPLRRPEILEVPVLGQVAAGAPIGPDLDIHEQLLLDPSLFRRTPDYLLKVRGDSMIGDGIFDGDLVGILQQADARDGQIVVARLDGEVTIKRLQRQGGTYRLLPRNPAYAPIDVQPEQDFFIEGVFCGLLRRD; via the coding sequence ATGGACACTCTTACCCCCAAACGCCGCGCCATTTTCGAATTCATCCGTGAGCGTATTGCCGAGCATGGTCAGCCGCCGAGCCTGGCGGATATCGCCACGCGCTTCGGTTTTGCCTCGCGCAGCGTTGCACGCAAGCACATCACCGCCCTGTGCCAGGCCGGTTACATCGATGTCACGCCAAACCAGGCCCGGGGCATACGCCTGGCCGAACCACTGCGTCGACCAGAAATCCTCGAAGTACCCGTGCTGGGCCAGGTGGCGGCAGGTGCCCCCATCGGCCCGGACCTGGACATCCACGAGCAGTTGCTGCTCGACCCCAGCCTGTTCCGCCGTACCCCCGACTACCTGCTGAAGGTGCGGGGCGACTCGATGATCGGCGACGGCATCTTTGACGGTGACCTGGTCGGCATCCTGCAACAGGCCGACGCCCGCGACGGGCAAATCGTGGTTGCGCGCCTGGACGGCGAAGTGACCATCAAGCGCCTGCAACGCCAAGGCGGCACTTACCGGCTGTTGCCACGCAACCCAGCCTATGCGCCGATCGATGTGCAGCCCGAACAGGACTTTTTCATCGAAGGCGTGTTTTGCGGCTTGCTGAGGCGTGACTGA
- a CDS encoding HAD-IA family hydrolase yields MLTALLFDLDGTLTDTDTLHLQAFRQLLREHDGRELSQAQFDAQVSGRANGELFAELFSGASVEQCQALADRKEALFRAMSPSLEPMPGLLRLLEHAQAHDIGMCVVTNAPRLNAEHMLNAMGLGQHFEHVLVAEELARPKPDPLPYLTGLQRLGAEAGQALAFEDSLPGTAAASSAGIFTVGVATTQTPERLLAAGARLVVDDFNDAALWALIERMA; encoded by the coding sequence ATGCTGACCGCCCTGCTGTTCGACCTTGACGGTACCCTCACCGACACTGACACCCTGCACCTTCAGGCCTTTCGCCAACTGCTGCGTGAACACGATGGCCGCGAGCTGAGCCAGGCGCAGTTCGATGCCCAGGTCAGCGGCCGCGCCAACGGCGAGCTGTTCGCCGAGCTGTTCAGCGGCGCCAGTGTCGAACAGTGCCAGGCGTTGGCCGACCGCAAGGAAGCGCTGTTCCGCGCAATGTCGCCGTCGCTTGAACCGATGCCGGGCCTGTTGCGCCTGCTGGAGCATGCCCAGGCCCATGACATCGGCATGTGTGTGGTGACCAACGCACCGCGGCTGAACGCCGAGCACATGCTGAACGCCATGGGCCTTGGCCAGCACTTTGAACATGTGCTGGTGGCCGAAGAGCTGGCACGGCCCAAACCTGACCCGCTGCCCTACCTCACCGGCCTGCAGCGGCTGGGTGCCGAGGCCGGGCAAGCGCTGGCCTTCGAGGACTCATTGCCGGGGACGGCCGCGGCCAGTAGCGCGGGGATCTTTACCGTGGGCGTGGCCACGACGCAGACGCCGGAGCGGTTGCTGGCAGCGGGAGCCAGGCTGGTTGTCGATGATTTCAATGATGCGGCGTTGTGGGCGCTGATCGAGCGTATGGCTTGA
- a CDS encoding phosphotriesterase, which produces MTSLKVYEWEERIKTSYKKIKSGDIFCFALGSKKYGVGRIMTPNSLGHVVEIFDKVLTVPVVDSVSFERLGDPVILDSYSLFDRKAEGDWRIVAYESDYRPSNQESVRYVYGVADNVRLVDIFDNETSLTGSKRDYPSYSPMGDKDVKEMFRYFG; this is translated from the coding sequence ATGACGTCGCTTAAGGTTTATGAGTGGGAAGAAAGAATAAAAACAAGTTATAAAAAAATAAAAAGCGGGGATATATTTTGCTTCGCATTAGGCTCCAAAAAATATGGGGTTGGTCGCATTATGACCCCAAATAGCCTTGGCCATGTAGTGGAGATTTTTGACAAGGTTCTTACTGTTCCTGTGGTTGATTCAGTTTCTTTCGAGCGCTTGGGTGACCCTGTCATATTAGATTCTTATTCGCTTTTTGATCGTAAGGCTGAGGGTGACTGGAGAATTGTTGCTTACGAATCGGATTATAGGCCGTCAAATCAAGAGTCGGTGAGGTATGTGTACGGCGTGGCTGATAATGTGAGGCTTGTTGATATTTTTGATAATGAGACCTCTTTGACGGGAAGTAAGCGTGACTACCCGTCCTATTCCCCGATGGGCGACAAAGACGTGAAAGAAATGTTTCGGTATTTTGGCTGA
- a CDS encoding DUF4303 domain-containing protein: MNWQALESTALTLVTKALQDLSVEHPDEQFYACALYTDSSAMTMAVAVNSVEALEEKLKGEGEEEREELMPYYKWASSEWKYEGWKGEYFKDICKDLREASARSDILRFKERLLSLMVNVLSSLRREGFFSSFKIQEPMLFVTVTDDDGAEELENKTAELLNSSEEYNYFIRRFDG; this comes from the coding sequence ATGAATTGGCAGGCATTAGAGAGCACGGCTTTAACCTTGGTGACAAAAGCTCTGCAAGATTTGAGTGTGGAACATCCGGATGAGCAGTTCTACGCTTGCGCGCTTTATACGGATAGTAGCGCTATGACCATGGCGGTTGCGGTTAATTCCGTTGAGGCACTTGAGGAGAAACTTAAGGGGGAAGGTGAAGAAGAGCGTGAAGAGTTGATGCCCTACTATAAGTGGGCTTCTTCAGAATGGAAATACGAGGGGTGGAAGGGGGAGTATTTCAAAGATATTTGTAAGGACCTGAGAGAGGCAAGTGCCCGAAGCGATATCTTACGTTTTAAAGAAAGGCTGCTCTCGCTCATGGTTAATGTTTTAAGTTCTCTGCGTAGGGAAGGTTTCTTTTCATCCTTTAAGATTCAGGAGCCGATGCTATTTGTCACTGTTACGGATGATGATGGTGCAGAAGAGCTTGAAAATAAAACAGCTGAACTGCTCAACTCTTCGGAAGAATATAACTATTTTATCAGAAGATTTGATGGGTGA
- a CDS encoding IS66 family transposase → MISVPDNLPDDPALLKQLLLESYAARLREQEVNQAHIVQIDDLKEQIKLWRDRFFGRKSEQTVDPKTPQLAMFDEAENDPLLAVVDDANEEVVVPVKRRGKRKSLAANLPRIEVIHELPEHELTCACGCRKHVIGEETSEQLDIVPMQIRVLKHVRKIYGCRGCETAPVTADKPAQLIEKSMASPSVLAMLLTTKYVDGLPLHRFESVLSRHGIEIPRQTLARWVIQCSKYFQPLLNLMRDRLLESPVIHCDETRVQVLKEPDRDPTSQSWMWVQASGPPDRQVVLFDYTTSRAQEVPLRLLQGYRGYVMTDDYAGYNALALQPGIERLACMVHARRKFVEAQKVQPKGKTGRADVALTMINKLYDIERDLKEVSDEQRFIGRQERSLPILGQLKSWLDKTYAQVTPQSVLGKAVHYLANNWRRLERYVEAGHLPIDNNLAERAIKPFVIGRKAWLFSDTPKGATASAQIYSLVETAKVNGQEPYTWLRHVLERLPYASSVSDYEALLPWNCSPEIPR, encoded by the coding sequence ATGATTTCCGTGCCCGACAATCTCCCAGACGATCCTGCCCTGCTCAAGCAATTATTGCTTGAGAGCTATGCTGCCCGTTTGCGCGAGCAGGAAGTCAATCAGGCCCACATCGTCCAAATTGACGATCTGAAAGAACAAATCAAGTTATGGCGTGACCGTTTCTTTGGCCGCAAGTCCGAGCAAACCGTCGATCCCAAAACGCCGCAACTGGCCATGTTCGATGAAGCGGAAAATGACCCTCTGCTGGCTGTAGTCGATGATGCCAATGAAGAAGTCGTTGTCCCGGTCAAGCGCCGTGGCAAGCGCAAGTCATTGGCGGCTAATCTGCCACGTATCGAAGTTATCCATGAGTTGCCCGAACACGAACTGACCTGCGCCTGCGGTTGCCGCAAGCATGTCATCGGCGAAGAAACCAGCGAGCAGCTCGATATCGTGCCGATGCAGATCCGCGTACTCAAACACGTGCGCAAGATCTATGGCTGCCGTGGTTGCGAGACTGCTCCTGTCACTGCTGACAAGCCCGCCCAGTTAATCGAAAAAAGCATGGCCAGCCCAAGCGTGCTGGCCATGCTGCTGACGACCAAGTACGTCGATGGCTTGCCGCTACACAGGTTTGAAAGTGTGCTGTCCCGCCACGGCATCGAGATTCCACGACAAACCCTGGCGCGTTGGGTGATCCAGTGCAGTAAATACTTCCAGCCGCTGTTGAACCTGATGCGTGATCGGCTGCTGGAAAGTCCGGTGATTCATTGCGATGAGACCCGCGTCCAGGTGTTGAAAGAACCGGATCGAGACCCGACCAGCCAATCCTGGATGTGGGTGCAAGCCAGTGGCCCGCCTGATCGACAAGTTGTGCTGTTCGACTACACCACCAGCCGTGCGCAGGAAGTACCATTGCGTCTGTTGCAAGGCTATCGCGGCTATGTGATGACCGACGATTATGCGGGTTACAACGCTTTGGCGTTGCAGCCCGGTATCGAGCGACTGGCATGCATGGTTCACGCGCGCCGCAAGTTCGTCGAAGCACAAAAGGTGCAGCCCAAGGGTAAGACCGGACGAGCCGATGTGGCGCTGACGATGATCAATAAGCTGTATGACATCGAGCGCGACCTCAAGGAGGTCAGCGACGAACAGCGGTTCATCGGTCGCCAGGAAAGAAGCTTACCGATCCTCGGTCAGCTGAAAAGCTGGCTGGACAAGACGTACGCCCAGGTGACGCCGCAAAGCGTATTGGGCAAGGCGGTGCATTACCTGGCAAACAACTGGCGCCGCCTGGAACGGTATGTCGAAGCGGGCCATTTGCCAATCGACAACAACCTGGCAGAGCGTGCGATAAAACCGTTTGTCATTGGGCGCAAGGCTTGGCTGTTCAGTGACACGCCCAAGGGCGCCACGGCAAGTGCGCAGATATACAGCTTGGTCGAGACCGCCAAGGTCAACGGCCAGGAGCCCTATACGTGGCTGCGCCACGTACTTGAGCGCCTGCCGTATGCGTCGTCGGTCTCAGACTACGAAGCCTTGCTGCCATGGAACTGCTCGCCAGAGATACCACGGTAA
- the tnpB gene encoding IS66 family insertion sequence element accessory protein TnpB, producing the protein MRPDSKVEKVYLYPKPVDFRKSIDGLTALVELDIKVAVFDPVLFVFLNKARNRIKVLYWERNGFCLWLKRLEAERFKMSPEPSDEAIVLTVQELNWLLDGFDLWRNRPHQVLTPRYVA; encoded by the coding sequence ATGCGCCCCGACAGCAAAGTCGAAAAAGTCTACCTCTACCCCAAGCCTGTGGACTTTCGAAAGTCCATCGACGGCCTTACTGCCTTGGTAGAACTGGATATCAAAGTCGCCGTGTTCGACCCCGTGCTCTTCGTCTTCCTCAACAAGGCGCGTAATCGGATCAAAGTGTTGTACTGGGAGCGCAACGGCTTCTGCCTCTGGCTCAAGCGCCTGGAAGCCGAGCGCTTCAAAATGTCGCCTGAGCCCAGCGACGAAGCGATTGTCCTGACCGTCCAAGAACTCAATTGGCTGCTCGACGGTTTCGACCTTTGGCGCAACCGTCCTCATCAGGTTTTGACTCCGCGCTACGTCGCCTGA
- a CDS encoding suppressor of fused domain protein, which yields MTIPSEQCKAVARHALKIFGGELKVQAYYDDSKSISVDLLTTLDSLHVGVKSIGTIGLSEVPLFRSSGEEFPTRIELCAGALTEEVFWENALASAAFSIIKLQSSVMPGDVIVDVFNDYIKSPKMPHVYLTVPFMWNDAYFPQLEFASLKVNWLQCVAIYEEERAFVEKFGGDAFDDLLSDQEINTLDYDRLPVNLTRFK from the coding sequence ATGACTATTCCGAGCGAGCAGTGTAAGGCAGTAGCTAGGCACGCCCTGAAAATTTTTGGGGGCGAACTTAAGGTTCAAGCTTATTATGATGATTCTAAAAGTATTTCGGTAGATTTGCTTACTACGCTTGACTCTTTGCATGTGGGTGTTAAGTCTATAGGTACGATAGGGCTGTCAGAAGTTCCACTATTTAGAAGCAGTGGCGAGGAATTTCCTACTCGTATAGAGCTCTGTGCCGGGGCGTTGACTGAAGAGGTTTTCTGGGAAAATGCTTTGGCTTCTGCTGCTTTTTCCATTATAAAACTTCAAAGCTCGGTAATGCCAGGGGATGTGATCGTTGATGTTTTCAATGATTATATTAAATCGCCAAAAATGCCTCATGTTTATTTGACGGTCCCTTTTATGTGGAACGATGCTTACTTTCCGCAGCTTGAATTTGCTTCGCTTAAAGTGAATTGGTTGCAGTGTGTCGCCATTTATGAAGAAGAGCGTGCCTTCGTCGAAAAGTTCGGCGGAGATGCATTCGATGATTTATTGTCGGATCAAGAAATAAATACGCTTGATTATGATCGGTTGCCTGTTAATTTGACCCGATTTAAATGA
- a CDS encoding IS5-like element ISPa41 family transposase, with amino-acid sequence MSQMSFSDFEYAGKRKQTRRERFLAEMDQVVPWAGLLELIEPFYPKAGGGRKPYPLETMLRIHLLQNWFSLSDPAMEEALYEITPMRQFALLTLSAPIPEDTTIMNFRHLLEKHQLAPAILAVINGYLQEKGLSLRQGTIVDATIIHAPSSTKNKEGKRDPEMHQTKKGGQYFFGMKAHIGADVESGLVHHVHGTAANVADVTQVAELLHGEENAVYADAGYTGVERREEHENRGVIWQIAARRSTYSKLNQRSVLYKAKRKIEFCKAQTRAKVEHPFRVIKRQFGYVKVRFRGLMKNTAQLTTLFALANLWRVRKQLMGMGEVRV; translated from the coding sequence ATGAGCCAGATGAGCTTTTCCGACTTTGAGTACGCCGGCAAGCGCAAGCAAACCCGCCGAGAGCGCTTCCTCGCCGAAATGGATCAGGTGGTGCCCTGGGCAGGCCTGCTGGAGCTGATCGAACCGTTCTACCCCAAGGCCGGCGGCGGTAGAAAACCCTATCCTCTGGAAACCATGCTGCGCATCCATCTGTTGCAGAACTGGTTCTCCCTGAGCGACCCGGCCATGGAAGAAGCGCTCTACGAAATCACGCCCATGCGCCAGTTCGCACTCCTGACGCTGAGCGCGCCAATCCCCGAAGACACCACGATCATGAACTTCCGGCACTTGCTGGAGAAGCATCAGCTCGCACCGGCAATCCTTGCGGTCATCAATGGTTATCTGCAGGAAAAAGGCCTGTCGCTGCGCCAAGGCACCATCGTCGATGCCACCATTATTCATGCCCCCAGCTCGACCAAAAATAAAGAAGGCAAGCGTGATCCCGAGATGCACCAGACCAAGAAAGGCGGTCAGTATTTCTTCGGGATGAAGGCGCACATCGGTGCCGATGTCGAGTCCGGCCTGGTGCATCACGTCCATGGCACCGCTGCCAATGTGGCCGATGTCACGCAGGTGGCTGAACTGCTGCATGGCGAAGAAAACGCCGTGTATGCAGATGCCGGTTACACCGGTGTCGAAAGGCGCGAAGAGCATGAAAATCGGGGGGTGATCTGGCAGATTGCAGCGCGTCGCAGCACCTATTCCAAGCTGAACCAGCGCAGCGTACTGTACAAAGCCAAGCGCAAGATCGAGTTCTGCAAGGCTCAGACACGGGCCAAGGTCGAGCATCCGTTTCGCGTGATCAAGCGGCAGTTTGGTTACGTGAAAGTACGTTTTCGTGGGCTGATGAAAAACACGGCTCAGTTGACCACGCTGTTCGCCCTGGCAAACCTGTGGAGGGTTCGAAAACAGCTCATGGGTATGGGTGAGGTTCGCGTTTAA